A single region of the Hirundo rustica isolate bHirRus1 chromosome 17, bHirRus1.pri.v3, whole genome shotgun sequence genome encodes:
- the NAA25 gene encoding N-alpha-acetyltransferase 25, NatB auxiliary subunit isoform X2 encodes MRDSRAGFDYLDNGNNKMAIQQADKLLKKHKDLHCAKVLKAIGLQRTGKQDEAYALAQEVAALEPTDDNSLQALTILYREMHRPELVTKLYEAAVKKVPNSEEYHSHLFMAYARVGEYKKMQQAGMALYKIVPKNPYYFWSVMSLIMQSISAQDENLSKTMFLPLAERMVEKMVKEDKIEAEAEVELYYMILERLEKYKEALDVVRGKLGEKLTSELQSRENKCMAMYKKLHRWPECNALARRLLLKNSDDWQFYITYFDSVFQLIDESWTPPAEEEHSLEGEVHCSIEQAVNFIEERITEESKSSRPLRGPYLAKLELIRRLRHRGCNDEYKLGDPEELMFQYFKKFGDKPCCFTDLKVFVDLLPPSQYTKFIRQLLDVIPLAAAAENEVALPADIKALQQHLCVVQLSRLLGLYHALEKKQKLAVVRELMLRYRHGLEFGKSCLKTELQFSDYYCLLAVHLLLDLWLEGEEAAVWQCLTLLEEGLSHSPSNAQFKLLLIRIYCRLGAFEPVSELYSSLDAKHIQHDTIGYLLTRYAGSLGHYAAASQSCNFALRFFHSNQKDTSEYIIQAYKYGAFEKIPEFIAFRNRLNSSLHFAQVRTERMLLDLLLEANISTSLEESIKSMSLSPEEDDIPWKDLRDNRDLTVLFSWDPKDRDISEEHRKLSLEEETLWLRIRSLTLRLVSGLPTLGHTIQPKNSEKTAENGVSSKIDTIRALLQQLEAAVDSGKKFLEQKIQYPVLGPPPTRMAGFFSNGSCQCQTSLFYLVSDIYELDTNGLEDSAEIQERIGNSFKSLVERLTDLFSKCKGDLIEVRDGALKTHPNLLENLVFFVETISIALWVSSYCDSVLRPFKSNLQKKKKKKKESSVAMPPVFTHFLDYVTELQTLTSNVIDHIKGLEIILTALKLEELSLKDTLLLQEEKKFTKTVQGKVQSSYHHSVQEIGELLKKRLDTIKKLKI; translated from the exons Atgagggacagcagagctgggtttg ATTATCTCGATAATGGCAATAATAAAATGGCAATCCAGCAAGCAGATAAACTGCTCAAGAAGCACAAGGACCTTCACTGTGCCAAG GTGCTGAAGGCCATTGGCTTGCAGAGGACTGGCAAGCAGGATGAAGCCTACGCCCTGGCACAAGAAGTAGCAGCACTTGAACCCACAGATGACAATTCCTTGCAAGCACTGACCATTCTCTACAGGGAAATGCACAGAC CCGAGCTGGTGACTAAACTTTATGAGGCAGCTGTGAAGAAGGTCCCCAACAGTGAAGAGTATCACTCCCACCTCTTCATGGCCTATGCCAGGGTTGGAGAGTACAAGAAGATGCAACAG gCTGGAATGGCACTTTATAAGATTGTTCCCAAAAATCCGTATTATTTCTGGTCCGTGATGAGCCTGATCATGCAG TCTATCTCAGCACAGGATGAAAACCTCTCCAAGACGATGTTTTTGCCACTTGCTGAGAGAATGGTGGAAAAAATGGTGAAAGAGGACAAGATTGAAGCTGAGGCTGAA gtggAACTGTACTACATGATCCTGGAACGTttggagaagtacaaggaagcCTTAGATGTTGTGAGGGGAAAGCTTGGAG agaAGCTGACGAGCGAGCTGCAGAGCCGGGAGAACAAGTGCATGGCCATGTACAAGAAGCTGCACAGGTGGCCCGAGTGCAACGCGCTGgccaggaggctgctgctcaaAAA CTCAGATGATTGGCAGTTTTATATAACTTACTTTGATTCAGTGTTTCAACTCATTGATGAGTCCTGGACGCCTCCGGCAGAGGAAGAGCA CTCTCTGGAAGGAGAAGTGCACTGCTCCATCGAGCAGGCTGTGAACTTCATCGAGGAGAGGATAACGGAGGAATCCAAGAGCTCCCGGCCGCTCCGGGGACCCTACCTGGCCAAACTGGAGCTGATCCGGCGCCTGCGACACAGGGGCTGCAACGATGAGTACAAACTGG GTGATCCAGAAGAGCTGATGTTCCAGTACTTCAAAAAATTTGGGGACAAGCCCTGCTGTTTTACTGATCTCAAAGTGTTTGTGGATCTCCTCCCACCCAGCCAGTACACAAAG TTCATCCGGCAGCTGCTGGACGTGATCCcgctggcggcggcggccgagAACGAGGTGGCTCTGCCCGCTGACATCaaggccctgcagcagcacctgtgcGTGGTGCAGctctccaggctgctggggCTCTACCACGCCTTGGAGAAGAAGCAGAAGCTGGCAGTGGTGCGGGAGCTGATGCTGAGATACCGCCACGGCTTGGAGTTTG ggaAATCTTGTTTGAAAACTGAATTGCAGTTTTCAGATTATTACTGCCTGCTTGCAGTCCACCTGCTGCTTGATCTGTGGCTGGAAG GTGAAGAGGCGGCCGTGTGGCAGTGCCTGACTCTCCTGGAGGAAGGGCTGTCTCACAGTCCCTCCAATGCTCAGTTTAAGCTGCTGCTCATCCGGATCTACTGCCGGCTCGGCGCCTTCGAGCCCGTCTCGGAGCTCTACTCCAGCCTCGACGCCAAGCACATCCAGCACGACACCATCGG TTATCTCCTGACACGCTACGCCGGCTCCCTGGGCCACTACGCTGCTGCTTCCCAATCCTGCAACTTTGCACTCAGGTTTTTCCACTCCAACCAGAAAGAT ACCTCAGAATACATCATCCAAGCCTACAAGTACGGGGCGTTTGAGAAGATCCCGGAATTCATCGCGTTCAGGAACAGGCTGAACTCTTCCCTCCACTTCGCGCAGGTTCGCACCGAGCGGATGTTGTTGGACCTCTTACTTGAAGCAAACAT ATCAACCAGTTTAGAAGAAAGTATAAAGTCCATGAgtctgagcccagaggaggatGACATTCCATGGAAAGATCTGCGTGACAACAGAGACCTGACAGTCTTGTTTAGCTGGGATCCAAAAGACAG GGACATTTCTGAGGAACATCGGAAGCTGTCCCTGGAGGAGGAAACCCTGTGGTTGCGAATCCGGTCTTTAACGTTGAGGCTGGTGAGCGGACTCCCAACTCTTGGTCACACCATCCAACCAAAGAATTCTGAAAAGACTGCAGAGAACGGTGTCTCATCCAAGATTGACACGATCcgagccctgctgcagcagctggaagcggCGGTGGATTCGGGGAAGAAGTTTCTAGAACAAAAAATCCAG TATCCTGTCCTTGGCCCTCCTCCTACCCGAATGGCTGGCTTCTTCAGCAATGGCAGCTGTCAGTGCCAGACTAGCTTGTTTTATCTTGTTAGTGATATTTATGAACTAGATACCAATGGCTTAG aagattCAGCAGAAATCCAGGAAAGAATAGGGAATAGTTTCAAGTCTTTAGTAGAACGACTGACAG acttGTTCAGTAAATGTAAAGGTGATTTGATTGAAGTCAGAGATGGCGCCTTGAAAACTCATCCAAACCTGTTAGAAAACTTAGTCTTCTTTgttgag ACGATCTCCATTGCCCTGTGGGTATCGAGTTACTGTGACAGTGTCCTCCGACCTTTTAAATCCAAcctgcaaaaaaagaagaagaaaaaaaaagaaagcagtgtAGCAATG cCGCCTGTATTTACCCATTTCCTGGATTATGTAACTGAACTCCAGACGTTAACTTCCAATGTAATAGATCATATCAAAGGGCTTGAAATCATTCTGACTGCACTAAAACTTGAAGAACTGTCCCTCAAGGACACTCTGCTTTTACAG gaagaaaaaaagtttacaaAGACTGTGCAAGGGAAGGTGCAGAGCAGTTACCACCACTCAGTTCAGGAAATTGGAGAGCTGCTGAAAAAGAGACTCGATACCATTAAAAAACTAAAGATTTGA